One part of the Hydra vulgaris chromosome 01, alternate assembly HydraT2T_AEP genome encodes these proteins:
- the LOC136074676 gene encoding uncharacterized protein LOC136074676 produces MSNLANKRRGRTVAVNSVRRVFEQANNLMVGGLHEDCLNELTSLKNTAIDKYLKITQFDCDISSLIEVDEELEQEEITSTEFTIFYKRSILSIENFINKNNVDNISSNKFISKTVKLPALKLEIFDGKQENWQTFYENFDCAINKNMELSDIQKMTYLRNLVKGQALSAITGLTLSNENYSVALNILKNRFSNKQLLISIHMKKLLSLEKIKDVRNISELRKMFDTIEIQIRSLENLSVDENMYGSILIPILLEKLPEELNLIINRELNGSQAWNIFNVLEILKNEISARENTRSNYENFRNPITANTLYANGTDNRFSNKFNQNLRQNNFRNKNFSTNLITCVYCLKNHKSHYCNLVTDVLARKNILIEKRCCFRCLRESHSSKNCRSNFRCFKCDKPHHISICDSFKENNKFENNSKTGQLTAVADVSSKINQRVLLQTAWVKVKNNKSRFNYCRLLFDNCSQLSYITPSLCKKLNLKIIDSKEINIKTFGNNNTNEILDRVKVYVQGNDGDDIEIICFVKEICSPLNGQYIETACKNYKHLKYLKLADYHRDNEYLEVDILIGADYYWSIIENKIIRGFEGPIAIKSKVGYLVSGPITVKNNNKVDCSVLSSHVLKVEAELYNDKTFLKDKFSTIWNKREDNISDNTVVEHFRKSIKFENNRYTVELPFKENHPLLCDNYSLCLKRFKSLEKKFLKDAKLFDSYNDIIKEQLLNGTVEQVLSNKSKVGLVHYLPHRPVIREDKVTTKLRIVFDASATSSGPSLNDCLHSGPSLTTLLNGVLIRFRVNKIAFIADIEKAFLNISISEKHRDFIRFLWYENINNLDIKNLKNHKLVTYRLCRVLFGVTSSPFLLSATLIKHAERYLSSDPIFVSRLLNSIHVDDLSFCSDSVIKCFNFYKKCRSRLGEAGFNLRKFESNSVELDKLINETNFQGQNITKVLGLTWNKKLDLFIFSFFELFKIAVPFPTKRDVLSFTASFFDPLGLINPVIVRLKILFQQICISKIGWDCKINKDLLKVWQDIYKDLGSVQSICVPRCYFFSKSSASCTRFELYGFSDASLKAFGCCIYLRCIFNENEQCSSLVTSKSRIASLSKCTIPRLELKSCLLLATLISKVVKELSSIILISKIKLFSDSYICLHWIKNSNKIYETFIQNRLEKIRDLFDFSFWDYVETYRNPADIISRGSSIENLINNQLWFNGPKFLYTPEIWPSFDQNKLIYPPEETKILLITNESYIDLKFIDITNFNSYSRLIRVTAYILKFVSCLKNTQVRNNNLLLSSFELRNAKIIWIKFIQQNLYSSKNYKQLKNDLGFFFDSEGILRCRGRLGNAPISYNIKFPIFLPKESLFTELIILHCHESVKHNGVSRLNDDYVFKYTGIDYCGPLFVKNIYSEGEIFKCWIFLASCASTRFIHLDLVPDCSALACIRGLRRLISKFGAPYEIISDNGSCFTADETQQFTSSRGILWHFNVAAAPWWGGFFERMVRSVKRVLRKILKTARLSYEEVLTILAEIEVVTNNRPLTFSYEEPGDEPLCPNHLVFGKRISSETLLIKNSYVNMDIKKRVVYRNSILEHFWNRWRNEYLTELREFHKSYNKSGSKNIINKGDVVTIQDSNLVRGLWKIGIVEKLLPSTDGQVRAANVRCISAGKIMYLTRPVNKLCLLEENKVSSVEITFVNESNIELFVTTVGGGSVALIKS; encoded by the coding sequence GGCCGTCAATTCAGTCAGGCGAGTTTTCGAGCAAGCTAACAATCTTATGGTTGGTGGTTTGCACGAGGATTGCTTGAATGAGTTGACGAGTCTAAAAAACACAGCCATCGATAAGTATTTGAAAATTACACAGTTTGATTGCGATATATCATCTTTGATTGAGGTGGATGAGGAGTTAGAACAAGAAGAAATTACGAGTACAGAGTTTACCATTTTTTATAAGCGATCTATTTTAagtatagaaaattttattaacaaaaataatgtaGATAATATAAGTTCAAATAAGTTTATTAGCAAGACAGTTAAGCTTCCCGCTCTTAAATTAGAAATCTTTGACGGTAAACAAGAAAATTGgcaaactttttatgaaaattttgattGCGCTATAAATAAGAATATGGAATTGTCTGATATACAAAAAATGACTTATCTTAGAAATTTAGTTAAAGGTCAGGCGTTATCTGCAATTACAGGATTAACCTTATCTAATGAAAACTATTCAGtagctttaaatatattaaaaaatagattttccAATAAGCAGTTATTAATTTCAATTCatatgaaaaaattgttatcaCTCGAAAAAATTAAGGATGTTAGAAATATAAGcgaattaagaaaaatgtttgataCAATAGAAATACAAATTCGGAGTTTAGAAAATTTATCAGTAGATGAAAATATGTATGGATCAATTTTAATTCCTATCTTATTAGAAAAATTACCAGaggaattaaatttaattataaatagagAATTAAACGGAAGTCAAGCTTGGAATATATTTAacgttttagaaatattaaaaaatgaaataagtgCCAGAGAAAATACGCGTagtaattatgaaaattttagaaatcccATAACTGCAAATACTTTATACGCTAACGGGACAGATAATCGGTTTAGTAACAAGTTTAACCAGAATTTAAGGCAAAATAATTTccgtaataaaaatttttctacaaatttaattacatgtgtttattgtttaaaaaatcataaatctCATTATTGTAACTTAGTGACTGATGTTTTagctagaaaaaatattttaattgaaaaaagatGTTGCTTTCGTTGCCTACGCGAAAGTCACTCGAGTAAAAATTGTAGATCAAATTTTCGATGTTTTAAGTGTGACAAGCCTCACCATATATCTATTTGTGATAGTTTTAAAgagaataataaatttgaaaataactcTAAAACAGGACAGTTAACAGCTGTTGCTGATGTTTCTTCTAAAATTAATCAACGTGTTTTACTCCAGACAGCCTGGGTAAAAGTCAAGAACAATAAGTCCCGATTTAATTATTGCCGTCTTCTCTTTGATAACTGTTCCCAATTAAGTTACATTACGCCttcattatgtaaaaaattaaatttaaaaataatagattctaaagaaattaatatcaaaacttttggaaataataatacaaatgaaattttagataGAGTTAAAGTTTATGTTCAAGGTAATGACGGAGATGATATTGAAATTATATGTTttgtaaaagaaatttgttCTCCGTTAAATGGCCAGTATATAGAAACTGCGTGTAAAAATTATAAgcatttaaaatacttaaaattagcAGATTATCATAGAGATAATGAATATTTAGAAGTTGATATTTTAATAGGTGCCGATTACTATTGGtcaataattgaaaataagatAATAAGAGGGTTTGAAGGCCcaattgcaataaaatctaaGGTAGGATACTTAGTCAGTGGTCCTATCACGgttaagaataataataaagtagattGTTCTGTTCTGTCTTCCCATGTTTTAAAAGTCGAAGCAGAATTATATAATGATAAAACGTTTTTGAAAGATAAGTTTTCAACTATTTGGAATAAAAGAGAAGATAATATTAGCGACAATACAGTTGTCGAACATTTTCGCAAaagcattaaatttgaaaataataggTATACTGTAGAACTACCCTTTAAGGAGAATCATCCTTTGTTATGCGATAATTatagtttatgtttaaaaagattcaaatcattagagaaaaagtttttaaaagatgcaaaattatttgattcatataatgatattataaaagaaCAATTATTAAATGGAACGGTAGAGcaagttttaagtaataaatcTAAGGTCGGACTTGTTCATTATTTACCTCATAGACCAGTTATAAGAGAAGATAAAGTTACAACTAAGTTGCGCATTGTATTTGATGCGAGTGCGACAAGCTCAGGTCCCTCGCTAAACGATTGTTTACATTCAGGTCCTTCTTTAACAACTCTACTAAATGGAGTTTTGATACGTTTTCGTGTAAATAAGATAGCATTTATTGCAGATattgaaaaagcttttttgaACATTTCAATATCTGAGAAACATCGCGATTTCATACGATTTTTATggtatgaaaatattaataatttagatataaaaaatttaaaaaatcataaattagtAACATATAGATTATGTCGTGTCTTATTTGGAGTCACTTCTTCTCCTTTTCTTCTTTCAGCAACTTTAATTAAACACGCGGAACGTTATTTAAGTTCTGATCCAATATTTGTAAGTCGATTACTAAATTCTATTCACGTCGACGATTTAAGTTTTTGCTCTGATTctgtaattaaatgttttaatttttataaaaaatgtcgtTCCCGGCTAGGTGAAGCtggttttaatttaagaaaatttgaatCTAATTCGGTCGAATTAGATAAGTTAATAAATGAAACGAATTTTCAGGGTCAAAATATTACTAAAGTGTTAGGTTTAACATGGAACaagaaattagatttatttattttttcattttttgagttatttaagATTGCCGTCCCTTTTCCAACAAAAAGAGACGTGCTTAGTTTTACAGCAAGTTTTTTCGATCCCTTGGGACTAATAAACCCAGTAATTGttcgtttaaaaattttatttcagcaAATTTGTATATCTAAAATAGGATGGgattgtaaaattaataaagatttattaaaagtatgGCAAGATATTTATAAGGATTTAGGTTCTGTACAGTCGATTTGTGTACctagatgttattttttttcaaaatcaagtGCAAGTTGCACGCGATTTGAACTTTATGGTTTTAGTGATGCTAGTTTAAAAGCATTTGgatgttgtatatatttaagatgtatttttaatgagAACGAACAGTGTTCCTCTCTTGTTACTTCAAAATCTAGAATAGCCTCGCTAAGTAAATGCACAATACCTCGATTAGAATTAAAAAGTTGCTTACTGCTCGCAACACTTATTTCAAAAGTAGTTAAGGAACTCTCATCAATTAttcttatttctaaaattaaattattttcagattCTTATATTTGCTTACATTggataaaaaattctaataaaatttatgaaacatttattcaaaaccgtcttgaaaaaattagagatttatttgatttttcctTTTGGGATTACGTCGAAACATATCGTAATCCTGCGGATATTATATCACGAGGTTCTagtattgaaaatttaattaataatcaGTTATGGTTTAATGGACCCAAATTTCTTTATACTCCAGAGATTTGGCCTTCCtttgatcaaaataaattaatataccCTCCAGaggaaacaaaaatattactaataacTAATGAATCGTACATagacttaaaatttattgatataactaattttaattcatACTCCCGTTTAATACGAGTAACTGCTTATATTCTAAAATTcgtatcttgtttaaaaaatacgcaagtacgaaataataatcttttactATCTTCTTTTGAATTAAGAAACGCCAAAATAATTTGGATTAAATTTAtccaacaaaatttatatagttCTAAGAattataaacaactaaaaaacgatTTAGGATTTTTCTTTGACAGCGAAGGAATATTAAGATGTAGGGGGCGATTGGGAAATGCTCCAATTagttacaatattaaatttccAATATTTCTTCCAAAGGAAAGTCTATTTActgaattaattattttacattgtCATGAAAGTGTTAAGCACAACGGCGTAAGTAGATTAAACGatgattatgtttttaagtaCACAGGAATTGATTACTGTGGACCgttatttgtgaaaaatatatattctgaagGAGAAATATTTAAGTGTTGGATATTTTTAGCTTCTTGTGCTAGTACACGTTTTATACATTTAGATTTAGTTCCTGATTGTTCAGCTTTGGCGTGTATTCGAGGGTTGCGAAGACTCATTAGCAAATTTGGCGCACCCTACGAAATTATTAGTGATAATGGATCGTGTTTTACAGCCGATGAAACACAACAATTTACATCCTCAAGAGGCATTTTATGGCACTTCAATGTTGCAGCCGCTCCGTGGTGGGGAGGATTCTTTGAACGTATGGTACGTTCAGTTAAGAGAGTtcttagaaaaatattaaaaactgcaAGGTTATCTTACGAAGAAGTACTCACAATTCTTGCAGAAATCGAAGTCGTTACAAATAATCGTCCGTTAACATTTTCGTATGAAGAACCGGGAGACGAACCTTTATGTCCAAATCATCTCGTGTTTGGCAAAAGAATAAGTTCAgaaacattattaataaaaaacagttatgTAAATATGGACATAAAAAAGCGCGTTGTATATAGAAACTCTATTTTAGAACATTTTTGGAATAGGTGGCGCAATGAATATTTAACAGAGCTTCGCGAATTTCATAAAAGTTACAATAAAAGCggaagtaaaaatattataaataaaggcGATGTAGTGACAATCCAAGATTCAAATTTGGTTCGTGGTTTATGGAAAATAGGCattgttgaaaaacttttacCGTCAACAGACGGACAAGTGCGTGCAGCAAATGTACGATGTATCTCCGCTGgaaaaattatgtatttgaCTCGTCCAGTTAACAAATTGTGTTTACTGGaagaaaataaagttagttCTGTCGAAATTACGTTTGTAAATGAAAGTAACATTGAGCTATTCGTGACTACTGTTGGTGGCGGGAGTGTTGCGCTAATCAAATCGtaa